In Fusarium musae strain F31 chromosome 7, whole genome shotgun sequence, a single window of DNA contains:
- a CDS encoding hypothetical protein (EggNog:ENOG41~BUSCO:EOG09263ZBJ): MASWAPARPALRALASSSTATPARLFSTTLPQQTKTIKSHLLPNRLIPPYPYGERRIYKQSNKGLYGSARIRFGNTVAEKYNNKARRFWRPNVHVKVFRLPAIQVNVKTRLTLRVLKTIRREGGLQEYLLKSKPARIKELGPGGWNLRWLLMQSKDIQKRFNEERIALGMPPKEIEDRDDIIQYALDFATPGPLSKRSQATLGELVAQEFVLGDEDLADLEGIQELSDEDEALLFKELDAEMEARKTQGQQKITV, translated from the coding sequence ATGGCGTCCTGGGCCCCCGCTCGGCCGGCTCTGAGGGCCCTggcctcatcatcgacagcgACTCCCGCTCGACTATTCAGCACAACTCTGCCTCAGCAGACCAAGACGATCAAGTCACATCTTCTACCCAACCGTCTTATCCCCCCATACCCCTATGGCGAGCGAAGAATCTACAAGCAATCCAACAAGGGTCTATACGGCTCAGCGAGGATTCGTTTCGGTAACACTGTTGCGGAAAAGTACAACAACAAGGCCCGTCGATTTTGGCGTCCAAACGTCCACGTCAAGGTCTTCAGGCTGCCCGCCATACAAGTCAACGTCAAGACCCGCCTCACACTCCGAGTTCTCAAGACCATTCGACGAGAGGGTGGTCTCCAGGAatatcttctcaagagcaagcCCGCCAGAATAAAGGAGCTTGGCCCTGGCGGCTGGAACTTGAGGTGGCTACTCATGCAATCCAAGGATATTCAGAAGCGGTTCAATGAGGAGCGTATTGCTTTGGGCATGCCGCccaaggagattgaggaCCGGGACGATATTATCCAGTATGCGCTCGATTTCGCTACTCCGGGGCCCTTGAGCAAGCGTAGTCAAGCGACGCTGGGCGAACTTGTAGCGCAGGAGTTTGTGTTGGGTGACGAGGATCTGGCTGATTTGGAGGGCATTCAAGAGCTGtcagacgaggacgaggccCTGTTATTCAAGGAGCTCGATGCAGAGATGGAAGCCAGAAAGACACAAGGCCAGCAAAAGATTACGGTGTAA